The following proteins are encoded in a genomic region of Jaculus jaculus isolate mJacJac1 chromosome 21, mJacJac1.mat.Y.cur, whole genome shotgun sequence:
- the Rtbdn gene encoding retbindin: protein MAHKGCIPPGGLLWALRLILAWTLLGACGGSHPLQAGLAADPGTGQLHRAGDPPASIPSPSLRIQDPGSQVSAAPGSCCPSATETPMASGPGIFLESCGMPSFRCESFLEHLQRALHNRFHLLLLGISQAQLLCSDLCQAWFDTCKADPTCSRTWPLPSAKRGCEPNCRTYGQTFADGADLCRSVLGHTLPVAAPGSRHCLHVSTSGLPPSPRAPRRRRRAAASVLDSAASGSGSGSGP from the exons ATGGCGCACAAAGGCTGCATTCCACCTGGTGGTCTGCTCTGGGCTCTGCGGCTGATCCTGGCATGGACCCTCCTGGGGGCCTGTGGAGGAAGCCACCCACTCCAAGCTGGGCTGGCAGCGGATCCAGGCACAGGCCAGCTGCATCGAGCAG GAGACCCTCCAGCTTCCATTCCCTCACCTTCCCTGAGGATCCAAGACCCTGGCTCACAGGTGTCAGCAGCACCAGGATCGTGTTGTCCCTCAGCGACGGAAACACCGATGGCATCAGGCCCTGGGATCTTTCTGGAGAGCTGTGGGATGCCAAGCTTCAG ATGCGAATCCTTCCTGGAACACCTCCAGAGAGCCCTCCACAACCGCTTCCACCTGCTGCTGTTGGGAATCAGCCAAGCACAGCTGCTCTGCTCCGACCTCTGCCAGGCTTG GTTTGACACGTGTAAAGCAGATCCGACCTGCAGCCGGACTTGGCCTCTACCCTCAGCAAAGAGGGGCTGCGAGCCCAACTGCCGCACCTACGGGCAG ACCTTCGCGGATGGAGCCGACCTGTGTCGTTCGGTGCTGGGTCACACCCTGCCCGTGGCAGCTCCGGGGTCCCGCCATTGCCTCCACGTCTCCACGTCGGGGCTGCCGCCGAGTCCCAGAGCCCCCCGACGGCGCCGGCGCGCCGCGGCCTCGGTGCTGGACTCGGCGgccagcggcagcggcagcggcagcggccCCTAG
- the Rnaseh2a gene encoding ribonuclease H2 subunit A: MDLSELERDNTGRCRLSSPVPTACRDEPCVLGVDEAGRGPVLGPMVYAICYCPVSRLADLEALKVADSKTLSENERERLFAKMEEDQDFVGWVLDVLSPNLISTSMLGRVKYNLNSLSHDTAAGLIQYALDQGVNVTQVFVDTVGMPETYQARLQQRFPGIQVTVKAKADALYPVVSAASICAKVARDRAVKTWRFVESLQDVDADYGSGYPNDPKTKAWLRKHVEPVFGFPQFVRFSWSTAQTILEKEAEGVTWEDSAAEDGAQPRKITTYFLNRGSQARPQALHWYFQERGLEMATSL; the protein is encoded by the exons ATGGATCTCAGCGAGCTGGAGAGGGACAATACCGGCCGCTGTCGCCTGAGCTCGCCTGTGCCCACCGCGTGCCGCGATGAGCCCTGTGTCCTGGGCGTGGATGAAGCGGGCCGGGGCCCAGTCCTCG GCCCCATGGTGTATGCCATCTGTTACTGCCCCGTGTCCCGCCTGGCAGATCTGGAGGCCCTAAAAGTGGCAG ACTCAAAGACTCTGTCAGAGAACGAACGGGAAAGGCTTTTTGCAAAAATGGAGGAAGACCAGGACTTTGTGGGCTGGGTTCTCGACGTGCTCTCTCCGAACCTCATCTCTACCAGCATGCTTGGGCG GGTCAAGTACAACCTGAATTCGCTGTCCCATGATACAGCTGCAGGGCTGATACAATATGCATTGGACCAAGGGGTGAATGTTACTCAG GTGTTTGTGGACACCGTCGGGATGCCAGAGACCTACCAGGCCCGGCTGCAGCAGCGCTTCCCGGGGATCCAGGTGACGGTGAAGGCCAAGGCAGATGCCCTGTACCCTGTGGTCAGTGCCGCCAGCATCTGTGCCAAG GTTGCTCGGGACCGGGCCGTAAAGACCTGGCGGTTTGTGGAAAGCCTGCAGGATGTGGATGCTGACTACGGCTCGGGCTACCCCAACG atccaAAGACGAAGGCGTGGCTGAGAAAGCATGTGGAGCCGGTGTTTGGCTTCCCTCAGTTTGTCCGGTTCAGCTGGAGCACCGCGCAGACCATCCTGGAGAAGGAGGCGGAAGGTGTCACCTG GGAGGACTCCGCGGCCGAAGATGGGGCGCAGCCCAGGAAGATCACCACCTATTTCCTCAACCGGGGCTCCCAGGCCCGTCCCCAGGCACTGCACTGGTACTTTCAGGAGCGGGGCCTGGAGATGGCCACCAGCTTGTAG
- the Thsd8 gene encoding thrombospondin type-1 domain-containing protein 8 translates to MAWSPPALLLPPLMLLVLAAPTQISPDYQYFGQEGVGDTWELLGLQRQKVIEKSFLGPWGKWRCFCDLGKQKRTRKVLGTAPGPVFMDQEHLVQVRPCRQQDCSCKPIDCNWRA, encoded by the exons ATGGCCTGGAGCCCGCCGGCCCTCCTGCTGCCACCCCTGATGCTCCTGGTGCTGGCCGCCCCGACCCAGATCTCCCCTGATTACCAGTATTTTGGCCAAGAGGGAGTAGGTGATACCTGGGAACTGCTGGGGCTGCAGCGACAAAAGG TCATAGAAAAGTCCTTTCTGGGCCCGTGGGGAAAGTGGCGCTGTTTCTGCGACCTGGGCAAACAGAAGCGCACCCGCAAGGTGCTGGGCACAGCCCCTGGCCCTGTGTTCATGGACCAGGAGCACCTGGTCCAGGTGAGACCCTGCCGCCAACAGGACTGTTCTTGCAAGCCAATCGACTGCAACTGGAGGGCCTGA
- the Prdx2 gene encoding peroxiredoxin-2, which produces MASGNAHIGKPAPDFTATAVVDGAFKEVKLSDYRGKYVVLFFYPLDFTFVCPTEIIAFSNRAEDFRKLGCEVLGVSVDSQFTHLAWINTPRKEGGLGPLNIPLLADVTRSLSSSYGVLKNDEGIAYRGLFIIDAKGVLRQITVNDLPVGRSVDEALRLVQAFQYTDEHGEVCPAGWKPGSDTIKPNVDDSKEYFSKHN; this is translated from the exons ATGGCCTCCGGCAACGCGCACATTGGAAAGCCCGCCCCTGACTTCACGGCCACGGCGGTGGTGGACGGAGCCTTCAAGGAAGTCAAGCTTTCGGACTATAGAG ggaAGTACGTGGTCCTCTTCTTTTATCCACTGGACTTCACTTTTGTGTGCCCCACGGAGATCATTGCTTTCAGCAACCGTGCAGAGGACTTCCGAAAGCTGGGCTGCGAGGTGCTGGGCGTGTCCGTGGATTCTCAGTTCACCCACCTGGCGTG GATCAACACTCCCCGGAAGGAGGGGGGCTTGGGCCCCCTCAACATCCCCCTGCTTGCTGATGTGACCAGAAGTTTGTCCAGTAGTTATGGCGTGTTGAAAAACGATGAAGGCATCGCCTACAG GGGCCTCTTTATCATCGATGCCAAGGGTGTCCTTCGACAGATCACGGTCAATGACTTGCCCGTAGGGCGCTCTGTGGATGAGGCTCTGCGCTTAGTCCAGGCCTTCCAGTACACAGATGAGCATGGGGAAG TCTGTCCCGCTGGCTGGAAGCCTGGGAGTGACACCATCAAGCCCAATGTGGATGACAGCAAGGAATACTTCTCCAAACACAATTAG
- the Junb gene encoding LOW QUALITY PROTEIN: transcription factor jun-B (The sequence of the model RefSeq protein was modified relative to this genomic sequence to represent the inferred CDS: deleted 1 base in 1 codon), translated as MCTKMEQPFYHDDSYAAAGYARTPGGLSLHDYKLLKPSLALNLADPYRGLKAPAARGPGPEGTGASSYFSAQGSDTSGASLKLASTELERLIVPNSNGVITTTPTPPGQYFYPRGGSGGGSAGGAGVGVTEEQEGFADGFVKALDDLHKMNHVTPPNVSLGTSGGPQAGPGGVYAGTEPPPVYTNLSSYSPASATSGGAGAAVGSGSSYPTATISYLPHAPPFAGGHPAQLGLGRGASAFKEEPQTVPEARSRDATPPVSPINMEDQERIKVERKRLRNRLAATKCRKRKLERIARLEDKVKTLKAENAGLSSTAGLLREQVAQLKQKVMTHVSNGCQLLLGVKGHAF; from the exons ATGTGCACTAAAATGGAACAGCCCTTTTACCACGACGACTCGTACGCGGCGGCGGGATACGCGCGGACCCCGGGAGGCCTCTCTCTCCACGACTACAAACTCCTGAAACCCAGCCTGGCGCTCAACCTGGCGGATCCCTACCGCGGTCTCAAAGCGCCCGCGGCGCGCGGCCCGGGCCCGGAGGGCACCGGGGCCAGCAGTTACTTTTCCGCCCAGGGTTCGGACACCAGCGGGGCGTCTCTGAAACTCGCCTCCACCGAGCTGGAGCGCCTGATCGTCCCCAACAGCAACGGTGTGATCACGACGACGCCCACGCCCCCGGGACAGTACTTTTACCCTCGCGGGGGCAGCGGCGGCGGAAGCGCCGGGGGCGCGGGGGTCGGCGTCACCGAGGAGCAGGAGGGCTTCGCCGACGGCTTCGTCAAAGCCCTGGACGACCTGCACAAGATGAATCACGTGACG CCCCCCAACGTGTCCTTGGGTACCAGCGGGGGTCCCCAGGCCGGACCCGGGGGCGTCTACGCTGGCACCGAACCCCCTCCCGTCTACACCAACCTCAGCAGCTACTCCCCGGCCTCGGCGACGTCCGGAGGTGCTGGGGCAGCCGTCGGGAGCGGGAGTTCGTATCCGACGGCCACCATCAGCTACCTCCCCCACGCGCCGCCCTTCGCCGGAGGCCACCCGGCACAGCTGGGCTTGGGTCGCGGCGCCTCCGCCTTCAAGGAGGAACCGCAGACCGTGCCGGAGGCGCGCAGCCGCGACGCCACGCCGCCCGTGTCGCCCATCAACATGGAAGACCAGGAGCGCATCAAGGTGGAGCGCAAGCGGCTGCGGAACCGGCTGGCCGCCACCAAGTGCCGGAAGCGGAAGCTGGAGCGCATCGCGCGCCTGGAGGACAAGGTGAAGACGCTCAAGGCCGAGAACGCAGGGCTGTCCAGCACCGCCGGCCTCCTCCGCGAACAAGTGGCCCAGCTCAAACAGAAGGTCATGACCCACGTCAGCAACGGCTGCCAGCTGCTGCTCGGGGTCAAGGGACACGCCTTCTGA